The stretch of DNA cggaggcgccaaacatcaaccaaaatcctttgccgGCCCATGCAGAGACACATATGATCGAGATAATTCATAAGGATGGGGAGCCCAAAAACTCttccaagtctgtcatgatgatCCGGGCTAGCGAAAGTAATCCAATCGAAGCTCTAGATTCTGCAAAAGCAATGTCCTTGACAGTTAAAGGGGTGTCGGAGAAGCCAAGCACGCTCAACGTGAAGCCATATGTATTGGTTGTGAAAGGGCCTCCGGTAGATGTTGAAGCGAACCAGGAAAAGCAAAAAGTGATCATGCCAGGGGCCCAGGGCAAgcctgtcataatcgtggaagAGGCTCGTGTTACCCCCGTTATTATTAAGCCAGTGACATAGTTACCAATGGTTGACACAAAAGCCGTCCCGTGGAGTTACAAACATGTGATAGTAACATAcaaagggaaagaagtagaggaagaagtcaatgaaacCGGAGGACTGACTCGTTCTGGGAGATGTTTTACCCCAGAAGAACTGAGGAAAACCAAGCCATTCAAGGACGGCCACATCCCAGTAAAAAAGCcggtcaccgaagaagaggctgaggaattcctgaaaaagatgaaaatgcaagactattccattgtagaacagttgaggaaaacaccagctcagatctctcttttgtctttgctgatacattcagatgaacaccgcaaagccctgatgaagattttgaacgaggcccatgttcctgataagatcatggtgaaccacttggaaaagattgctaacaagattttcgaagcaaacaggatcactttctcagatgatgaactccctatagagggtacagaacacaatcgagctctttatctcacagtgaagtgcgaggattctgctgtctcaagggtactggtggataacggttctagtgcaaatatttgccctctgtccactttgcaaaagttgaagattgGCACTGAAAGGATCCACATTAATAATGTATGCGTTCGAGGCTTCgatggaggagggaaagattctGTCGGTGATATAATGCTCAATTTGTCAATAGGGCCGgttgagttcactatggagttccaagtgctagatgtggCTGTCTCTTATAACTTGTTGTTGGGAAGGCCCTGGATCCATACTGCCAAGGCAATCCCGTCTTCTCTACATCAAATGGTAAAGTTTGAATAGGACATAcaggaaatagttgtgcacggtgatgagaacttatctgcttacaatgacacaatcgttccatttattgaagttgaaaGATGATAAAGGACCTTGGGTTTACCAAATGTTCGAAACAATGTCTGTCGAGAAAATTCCCGAAGGAGAATGCACTCCAGGTCCGAAGATACCATCCGCGTccgtcatggtagcaaatgaaatgttgaagaatggttttcTGCCGGGCAAAGGTCTGGGTTCATCTCTGCAGGGTATTGTGCATCCGGTGTGTCCACGTAAAAGTTTCagtacatttggtttgggattcacactcacaGGGAAGGACGTGAAAAGGGCTAAAAGTTTGAAAGGAAAGGCATGGTCACTCCCTAAACCTGTTCCACATATCTCCAAGTCTTTCGTCAAGTCAGGGGTCGCCAAACGCCCAATATCAGTGGTCCTAAAAcctgtggtcgactttgatgaagatctgatcaagaggttccagagtcTGTTTGACGAGGTTAATATGGTCGAAATTggggaaggttccagtaatgccgatGTGAAGCTTgttgggccaaatgtgaagcttagcaattggaaagctactcctctccccatccggaaggagttttggtagtttgctttgttttcctttctgtcatctgggttattccagggttgtaatccagatttttCTTAGTTTTTGCTTGTTTCAAtgtacaaacccttctatccttttattttcaatgaaatacaatttccAGTTTTCCATTAATCCTGATagcgtttcatttttgttttttgctttttctctctgtacagttctttttatgctggtttcaatgacatgacatgcatgaggaattttcagccaaatcttaaaagccaatctaattctgaaataacgatccaagaagtagagggtgatgatgaaacagaataCGATGAAGAGGCGGCATTTGAGGAAGTCAGTAGAGAACTAAAACACTTCGAAGAAAAACCCaagcctaatttgaatgaaaccgaagcaatcaatttaggggatcaaaataatgtcagggaaaccaagataagtgtgcatctggaaccgcaaatcaaggaagaaataatcaaaacactgtttgcatacaaagatgtctttgcatggtcgtatgacgacatgccgggtttgagcaCTGACTTGGTAGCTCATAAATTGCCAACTGACCCTACATTCCCTCCtgtcaagcaaaagttaagaaagttcaagactgacatgagtgtgaagattaaagaagaaatcacaaagcaactGGAGGCAAAAGTCATTCGGGTCACTCagtatcccacttggttagctaatgtggtaccagtaccaaagaaggatggtaagacgagggtgtgtattgattatcgtgatctcaacaaggcaagtccaaaggataactttccattgccgaacatccacattctgattgataattgtgccaagcatgagatcgggtctttcgtggattgttatgcgggatatcatcagatcctgATGGATGAGGAAGACGCAGAAAAGACAACATTCATTACGCCATGGGGGACGTATtgctaccgggtaatgccattcggtttaaagaatgctggggcaacttacatgagggcaatgactaccatatttcatgacatgatacacaagaaaATTGAGatttatgtagatgatgtgatcataaagtcaaagaaacagtccgaccatgttggggatttgagaaagtttttccaaaggctccgcaggtacaacctcaagctcaattcggcaaaatgtgcatttggtgtcccATCGGGAAAACTAttgggattcatagtcagtcgaCGCGGTATCGAGTTGGACCCGTCAAAGATTAAGGCCATCCAAGAATTACCACCACCAAAGAATAAAACTGAGGTGATGAGCCTGCTCGGGAGGTTAAACTACATGAGCAGGTTTATCGCTCAACTCACGACAActtgtgagcccatctttaagttgctaaaGAAGAATGATGCGGTTAAATGGACCGATGAGTGtcaggaagcatttgataagatcaagaatTACCTGCTAAACCCCCCTgtgttggtcccgccagaacctgggagacctttaaTCCTCTATTTGACGGTcatggataattcttttggttgtgtgttgggtcaacacgacatcacgggcaagaaagagcaagccatttattacctcagcaagaagttcactccttatgaggttaagtatactcctcttgaaaggacatgttgcgccctgacttgggtggcgcaaaagttgaagcattatctgtcatcctacagaacttacctcatttctcgcatggatcctctaaggtatatctttcagaagcctatgcccacTGGGAGGTtggcaaagtggcagattttactcacagaatttgacatcatctatgtgactcggaccgcgatgaaagcccaagccctagccgatcacttggccgagaatccggtggatgaagtatatgagccactgaagacttattttcctgatgaagaagtgatgtatgttgaCGAGGCTGATCACGATGAAAATccaggttggaaactcttctttaatggagctgctaacatgaaaggtgtcggaataggggctgtactcatttctgaaacaaggcatcactaccccgtaacagctcaacttcgattttattgcactaacaacatggctgaatacgaggcatgcattctgggtttgaggctagctatagacatgggagttcaagaaatattggttttgggagattcagatttgttggttcaccagattcagggagaatgggagactcgggatttgaagctcataccgtatcgacaatgtctgcatgatctttgtcaatgattcaggtcggtagaattcaggcatattcccaggattcataatgagattgcCGACGCCCTGGCTACTCTGGCATCAATGTTACACCATCCAGATAAGACTTACGTCGACCCTCTGCAAATCCAAATCCGTGATCAGCATACCTATTGCAATGTGGTTGAGGAGGAACTTGATGGCGAGCCTTGGTTCCATGATGTCAAGGAATACATCAAATCAGGGGTATATCCGGCACATGCCACAGgcgatcaaaagagaaccattcgatGTCTGGCTAGCGGATgtttcttaagtgggggaatattgtacaagagaactccagatctaggattactaaggtgtatagatgctaaacaagcctcgactatcatggccgaagtgcattccggggtttgcgggccacatatgagtgggtatgtcttggcgaagaagattcttcgagcaggttattattggctcaccatggaacgtgattgcatcagctttgttcgcaaatgtcatcaatgccaggtgcacagtgatttgattcattccccgccATCTGAGCTGCACACAATGTCGGCACCTTGGCCCTttgttgcttggggcatggatgtcattggaccgattgagccggcagcgtcaaacggacataggtttattctggtggccattAATTACTTTACCAAGTGAGTCgaagctgtaactttcaagtccgtgaccaagaaggcggtggtagattttgttcattcaagcatcatttgccggttcggaattcctaaggtaatcatcacagataatgctgctaacctcaacagtcatttgatgaaagaggtatgccaacagttcaagattatgcatcgaaactccactccgtatcgtcctaaggcaaacagagctgttgaggctgctaacaagaacataaagaagatacttcaTAAGATGGTGCAAGGTTCTAAGCAATGGCATTaaaagttaccttttgctttactgagttatcgcactactgttcgcacttcaataggtgcaactccctatttgctggtatatggaacCGAGGCAGTTATACCCACggaagttgagattccatccctACGGATCGTTGttgaagctgaaattgatgatgatgagtgggtcaaaacccggctagagcatttgagtttgattgatgaaaaaagattggcagcagtgtgtcatggtcaattatatcagaaaagaatggcaagagcatacaacaagaaggtgcgtccccgaaaatttgaagtgggtcagctggtattgaaacacatccttccacatcaggctgaagctaaaggcaagttcgccccaaactggaaagggtcgttcattgtgacaaaggtgttgcctaatggtgctttgtatttaacagacatagaaggtaaatgtgtggatatggctatcaattctgatgcagtcaagagatattatgtatgatttctttgcttatcttcaatcgcattttgtactaggcatgttcaaagttggaatgacaaaagcattttattctgctatcccAAACACATTTATCATTTTTTACCCCTTTTGAGCctcatttattttctttcataccccttTTTTGGAATTAGAAGCAGAGttagaaatataaaagaaaagaagaaaaaaaaagaaagaagaaaaaaaagaaaaaaagaagagaaggaaaagagaaaagcaaagaaagaaaagagaaaagaaaggagaaaaagaaaagcaaagta from Nicotiana tomentosiformis chromosome 11, ASM39032v3, whole genome shotgun sequence encodes:
- the LOC117274523 gene encoding uncharacterized protein gives rise to the protein MVDTKAVPWSYKHVIVTYKGKEVEEEVNETGGLTRSGRCFTPEELRKTKPFKDGHIPVKKPVTEEEAEEFLKKMKMQDYSIVEQVLVDNGSSANICPLSTLQKLKIGTERIHINNVCVRGFDGGGKDSVGDIMLNLSIGPVEFTMEFQVLDVAVSYNLLLGRPWIHTAKAIPSSLHQMLKDDKGPWVYQMFETMSVEKIPEGECTPGPKIPSASVMVANEMLKNGFLPGKGLGSSLQGIVHPVCPRKSFSTFGLGFTLTGKDVKRAKSLKGKAWSLPKPVPHISKSFVKSGVAKRPISVVLKPVVDFDEDLIKRFQSLFDEVNMVEIGEGSSNADVKLVGPNVKLSNWKATPLPIRKEFCSFYAGFNDMTCMRNFQPNLKSQSNSEITIQEVEGDDETEYDEEAAFEEVSRELKHFEEKPKPNLNETEAINLGDQNNVRETKISVHLEPQIKEEIIKTLFAYKDVFAWSYDDMPGLSTDLVAHKLPTDPTFPPVKQKLRKFKTDMSVKIKEEITKQLEAKVIRVTQYPTWLANVVPVPKKDGKTRVCIDYRDLNKASPKDNFPLPNIHILIDNCAKHEIGSFVDCYAGYHQILMDEEDAEKTTFITPWGTYCYRVMPFGLKNAGATYMRAMTTIFHDMIHKKIEIYVDDVIIKSKKQSDHVGDLRKFFQRLRRYNLKLNSAKCAFGVPSGKLLGFIVSRRGIELDPSKIKAIQELPPPKNKTEVMSLLGRLNYMSRFIAQLTTTCEPIFKLLKKNDAVKWTDECQEAFDKIKNYLLNPPVLVPPEPGRPLILYLTVMDNSFGCVLGQHDITGKKEQAIYYLSKKFTPYEVKYTPLERTCCALTWVAQKLKHYLSSYRTYLISRMDPLRSVEFRHIPRIHNEIADALATLASMLHHPDKTYVDPLQIQIRDQHTYCNVVEEELDGEPWFHDVKEYIKSGVHSDLIHSPPSELHTMSAPWPFVAWGMDVIGPIEPAASNGHRFILVAINYFTK